A DNA window from Laribacter hongkongensis DSM 14985 contains the following coding sequences:
- the tldD gene encoding metalloprotease TldD produces the protein MTTESHLDIATGLLLTRNGLTPAALDQVFARLGQHDVDYADLYFQYTRQEGWSLDEGIVKSGSFNIDEGVGVRAVAGEKTAFAYSDEISLDALLSAADITRAIGRTGGDGRVQAHSRTTGHALFAPIDPIASLDSASKVALLNRLEQMARSMDPRVKQVMAGLAAEYDVMYVARRDGTHAADVRPLVRLSVTVIAEHQGRREQGSAGGGGRFDLAFFTDEVLHDYARKAVDQALVNLEARPAPAGQMTVVLGSGWPGVLLHEAIGHGLEGDFNRKGTSAFAGRLGERVAAPGVTVVDDGTLANRRGSLNIDDEGTPTSCTTLIEDGILKGYMQDSLNARLTGTAPTGNARRESYAHIPMPRMTNTYMLAGDKAAEEIIASVERGLYAVNFGGGQVDITSGKFVFSASEAWMIENGKLSYPVKGATLIGSGPEVLNHVSMIGNDLALDTGVGVCGKEGQSVPVGVGQPTLRIDGGLTVGGTA, from the coding sequence ATGACCACCGAGTCCCATCTTGATATTGCCACCGGCCTGTTGCTGACCCGCAACGGCCTGACGCCCGCCGCGCTGGACCAGGTGTTTGCCCGTCTTGGGCAGCACGACGTGGATTACGCCGACCTGTATTTCCAGTACACCCGGCAGGAGGGCTGGAGCCTCGACGAGGGCATCGTCAAGTCCGGCAGCTTCAATATCGACGAAGGCGTGGGTGTGCGGGCGGTCGCGGGCGAAAAGACCGCATTCGCCTATTCGGACGAAATTTCGCTGGATGCCCTGCTGTCCGCTGCCGACATCACCCGGGCCATTGGCCGCACCGGCGGTGACGGGCGGGTGCAGGCGCACAGCCGCACTACCGGGCATGCGCTGTTTGCGCCCATCGACCCGATCGCCAGTCTGGATTCGGCCAGCAAGGTGGCCTTGCTCAACCGTCTGGAGCAGATGGCCCGCAGTATGGATCCCCGGGTGAAGCAGGTGATGGCCGGGCTCGCTGCCGAATACGACGTGATGTACGTTGCCCGCCGCGACGGCACGCACGCGGCCGACGTGCGGCCGCTGGTGCGGTTGTCGGTCACCGTGATTGCCGAGCACCAGGGCCGGCGCGAGCAGGGCAGTGCCGGTGGCGGCGGCCGCTTTGACCTGGCCTTCTTTACCGATGAAGTGCTGCATGACTACGCCAGAAAGGCCGTGGACCAGGCGCTGGTCAACCTGGAGGCCCGGCCGGCACCGGCCGGCCAGATGACCGTGGTGCTGGGATCGGGCTGGCCGGGTGTCCTGCTGCACGAAGCCATCGGCCATGGCCTGGAGGGTGACTTCAACCGCAAGGGCACATCGGCCTTTGCCGGCCGGCTGGGCGAGCGCGTGGCGGCACCGGGCGTCACCGTGGTGGATGACGGCACGCTGGCCAACCGTCGCGGCTCGTTGAACATTGATGACGAGGGTACGCCGACGTCCTGTACCACCCTGATCGAGGACGGCATCCTCAAGGGCTACATGCAGGACAGCCTGAATGCGCGCCTGACGGGCACGGCACCGACCGGCAACGCCCGCCGCGAAAGCTATGCCCACATTCCCATGCCGCGCATGACCAATACCTACATGCTGGCCGGGGATAAGGCGGCGGAGGAAATCATTGCCTCGGTCGAGCGCGGACTGTACGCCGTGAACTTTGGCGGCGGCCAGGTGGACATCACCAGCGGCAAGTTCGTGTTCTCGGCCAGCGAGGCCTGGATGATCGAGAATGGCAAACTGTCTTACCCGGTAAAAGGGGCTACCCTGATTGGATCAGGGCCGGAAGTCCTGAACCATGTATCGATGATCGGCAACGATCTGGCGCTGGATACCGGGGTGGGCGTGTGCGGCAAGGAAGGGCAGAGTGTCCCGGTGGGCGTGGGCCAGCCGACCTTGCGCATCGACGGCGGGCTGACCGTGGGCGGTACGGCCTGA